Proteins found in one Crassostrea angulata isolate pt1a10 chromosome 3, ASM2561291v2, whole genome shotgun sequence genomic segment:
- the LOC128178810 gene encoding sacsin-like, translating into CVNVVGCKELIVDLPTLKLSFDHINVLHEIGVLEFEEVLPSTVIKQLTVVCKTVSPDSLPDASRQLLEKICTEIYEYLDNKLKCDPSLDIDGLKDVPCLFIDNTFIKPNQTAFTIPVKCSPKLYGLDRIQWKRNEFFLKMLGVKKTFKEEDVIPILKEMSESCKGVLDDKSLELACNLVELLASVYDRPVLPEEYKNICIPDEHGFLTPIRILCLDDSTLLQKGKSLKFIHPKIRGKDATVLGVQSKLSGSLMHNYIKQWRPFGQKEELSDRIKRILLQYPLSETVLKEMLQNADDAKASEVMFITDFNTYETEKIFDSKWEPLQGPALLVYNNSYFTEKDIAGIQHLGRGTKESDPTKSGQYGVGFNAVYHITDVPSFLSKSPDGIEDTLCVMDPNCKYAPGADEISPGARFTELHDLRRPFRDAFKCYHEDILLKSTGTVFRLPLRTKTFAEKSELSNKEVTERIIRNMLHNLESEISKSLLFLRNVRKITIANITKGKLNEKTCTELVISEKCEKEKLAFDEYVVQKATQFQQKKEIFNFEQKSVQYDVTLKKKSHEDRQWCIIQTFGFNSTVEIPRSVKDAFDDDDLGLLPQGGVAMPLDTTELIGASAFCFLPLPCETGLTMHVNGHFSLDNESRRGLWKEDKKAYRTEWNNLLLCHVIAPTYAKALESLKKTLCLDSTTNDVRILRNKIDKFHSFFPDIKKATDQYWKNLICAVYKYISVKQMKIFLSSCSIYIKDPEVLCYSLNEENGNVLFIDDTNIDEGEKIRSISKNLGAKLVDTPSWVCSSIENTGITITKFNPDSLISYLKSPSCHIKSMIEKNKPLELKNSPLKTSDHVKSCIKFCMKSENFSNEIEGLPLCLLESGNLVLFSTNQRVLLTSFSELIPESKEQLLHHDLHELFQERQLGCIEEMHLEQLVELLPRDINYDSFRHKICQWNPSQSNIPNKLWLRILWKFLSNEVGETEDQIEIKRILTPILPWSIIPAIQECGRLISGDLNEVEHKLFPLENANHVINLSSFQSTLEKSFKKLKLPVLDSDTLLTVYPLCHLVASQDRVYDVLECLSVHRQLIFDCDELDMNDCYAILEFFAGELNQLLEMPNSQTCLTMLRKLPLFMTVHKWKISLEENRDILALPSGLPEDGMIEWAERSSKILLHQNDRLQCIFERFNVTEQSICQVYVKHILPHFYHIPEENRMKHLEYIRDELLRTSGNYDEEQTRLIDALRELPFLRQNDNTYKLASYYFDPFNELMKVMCDDSSKFPPNPFSSHEWYNFMTLVGMKSKITTNLFLDFALQQELQGQYGFSKDLEQKSRCLVRHLFKFSHSEEFLQRVSEIKFIIPDTIGDLYVTICAYPSDDSNQLISFRHSVQCMYLVTAWTQCRLLPSWIDYEAFKYNFELAKLGVQAPTTDIVMTHIKTVCKSLGNMSESYLNKLCLKQISYIMKKFYEYASKPEVISSLNVRTFQNIPFVFLSEFPGLFPCEQFARHLNKKYEMKPYLMAVPDEFLGFIQLFETLGVTRNISSKTFANVLHQIHSIGDELNPNELKIVHNAMKFFFKLLPSDDNLKWFDIKDLFLLSRDGRLVNSKSLVFMNLPYNDWIHSTEEDFDILSDISGMGNETLQIKLKKLPSDIRPKFISDIIKTDTDIRQVEIQENDVSKEINDFFSCDQFVNGVLRLLRKEQTLKTDKHPSDEMISSYKESLRRIQMVCATGMQTVYTFEGKEIERQPCLNCLNVTCQNGEKTCLIYANFFESNDAGEVILDNYDHISRAIRECTSCSFITTGSLLSMICAQVKCPRKIEFLLNSRCVPNLNMEVSHRLPKPGDIVEIRWHSILDNDFISFDPGEYVAYISGKNKRGDVEYKYAIVKEKLSCAAAENSISLLQAYIVEIEVDNAQNMKIYELYKFNRSKNSKDESTYKEFQARILHKHEGSEDANVDAPCNGSRALDEIFEDIRKCLKHAFTLSEDERGNICRRIMSKWIPDENQEDVQRATEVFRYIRRIIELLEDGEDVDVDDTKEPSSRRRPWSEKFFNETDRFYEREKEYQRRSKRSSSSNDHLKNIYLPNPQPYQANIWLDEAKYDMRFALQSGNAKNSYFSWICFTSYQSAEKALTAWQYNEDANRVNRCENLLRLPQSCPEELRCLARELHTLTQGPKRMRYPEGGHQPSKAYTRAQASKAMELANQIIEKVDECL; encoded by the exons TGCGTAAATGTAGTAGGGTGCAAAGAGCTTATAGTTGACCTGCCAACATTAAAACTTTCATTTGATCACATAAATGTGCTTCATGAAATAGGAGTACTAGAATTCGAAGAGGTTTTACCTTCAACAGTTATCAAACAATTGACTGTAGTTTGCAAAACTGTGAGCCCTGATTCACTTCCAGATGCATCCAGACAACTGCTAGAGAAAATATGTACAGAAATTTACGAGTACCTagacaacaaattaaaatgtgaTCCTTCATTAGATATTGACGGTCTCAAAGATGTACCCTGTTTATTTATTGACAATACTTTTATAAAGCCAAACCAAACAGCATTTACAATTCCTGTCAAGTGTAGTCCAAAGTTGTATGGATTAGATCGAATCCAGTGGAAGAGAAATGAGTTCTTCTTAAAAATGTTAGGagtgaaaaaaacatttaaagaggAAGACGTCATTCCAATTTTGAAGGAAATGTCTGAAAGTTGTAAAGGAGTGTTAGATGATAAGTCGCTGGAGCTTGCATGTAATTTAGTTGAATTACTTGCTAGTGTGTATGATAGGCCTGTTCTTCCAGAAGAGTACAAAAACATTTGTATACCAGATGAACATGGTTTTTTAACACCGATTCGTATTCTTTGCCTGGATGACAGCACTCTGTTACAAAAAGGTAAATCCTTAAAATTCATACATCCTAAAATAAGAGGAAAAGATGCCACTGTTCTTGGGGTTCAATCAAAATTAAGTGGATCTCTaatgcataattatataaaacaatggAGGCCTTTCGGACAAAAAGAAGAATTATCCGATAGAATCAAAAGAATACTTCTACAGTATCCTCTTAGTGAAACTGTTTTGAAAGAAATGTTACAGAATGCTGATGATGCAAAAGCCAGCGAAGTGATGTTTATCACAGATTTCAACACATATGaaactgaaaaaatatttgattctaAATGGGAGCCTCTTCAAGGACCAGCTCTTTTGGTCTATAACAATAGTTACTTTACTGAAAAGGATATCGCTGGGATTCAGCATTTAGGTCGCGGAACAAAAGAAAGTGATCCAACTAAATCAGGCCAATATGGCGTTGGATTCAATGCAGTTTACCACATAACTGATGTACCATCGTTTCTTTCTAAATCACCCGATGGGATTGAAGACACTTTATGTGTTATGGATCCTAATTGCAAATATGCTCCGGGGGCTGATGAAATCTCCCCAGGGGCTAGATTCACTGAATTGCATGACTTGCGCAGACCTTTCCGTGATGCTTTCAAATGTTATCATGAGGATATTTTACTGAAGTCAACTGGAACAGTATTCCGGCTTCCACTCCGCACTAAGACTTTTGCCGAAAAGTCTGAACTTTCAAACAAAGAAGTGACAGAACGAATTATTCGCAATATGTTACATAATCTTGAATCAGAAATATCAAAGTCATTGTTGTTTTTACGAAATGTGAGGAAAATAACAATTGCAAACATCACAAAAGGTAAACTCAACGAAAAAACCTGCACTGAATTAGTTATATCAGAAAAATGCGAGAAGGAGAAACTGGCTTTTGATGAGTATGTTGTACAGAAAGCCAcacaatttcaacaaaaaaaggaaattttcaactttgaacagAAAAGTGTACAGTATGATGtgaccttgaaaaaaaaatcacatgaagATCGACAGTGGTGcattattcaaacatttggaTTCAACAGTACAGTTGAAATTCCACGTTCAGTCAAGGATGCTTTTGATGATGATGACTTAGGTCTTTTGCCTCAAGGTGGCGTTGCAATGCCTTTGGACACCACTGAGTTAATAGGAGCATcagcattttgttttttaccttTACCTTGTGAAACTGGATTAACTATGCATGTCAATGGACATTTTTCCCTCGACAATGAATCTCGAAGAGGATTGTGGAAGGAAGATAAGAAAGCATATCGCACAGAGTGGAACAATTTGTTGCTGTGTCATGTCATTGCACCGACTTACGCAAAAGCATTGGAATCATTGAAAAAAACTCTCTGTCTAGATTCAACTACAAATGATGTTCGGATATTGAGGAACAAAATTGACAAATTTCACAGCTTTTTTCCAGATATTAAAAAAGCTACCGATCAATATTGGAAAAATTTAATCTGTGCTGTCTACAAATATATTTCTgtgaaacaaatgaagatatttttgtCTTCTTGTTCAATCTATATAAAAGATCCAGAAGTTTTGTGTTATTCTTTGAATGAAGAAAATGGAAATGTTCTTTTCATAGAcgatacaaatattgatgaaggtGAGAAAATCAGATCAATATCAAAAAATCTTGGGGCAAAACTTGTAGACACTCCATCATGGGTTTGCAGTAGTATAGAAAATACAGGAATAACTATTACCAAGTTTAATCCAGATAGTCTGATCAGTTATCTGAAATCTCCATCATGTCACATCAAATCAATGATTGAGAAGAATAAACCTCTAGAATTGAAAAATTCACCATTGAAAACATCTGATCATGTCAAGTCATGTATCAAATTTTGTATGAAAAGTGAAAACTTCAGCAACGAAATAGAAGGACTACCACTCTGTTTACTGGAAAGTGGAAATCTTGTTTTATTTAGTACAAATCAAAGGGTTCTGTTGACATCATTTTCAGAACTGATACCAGAGTCAAAAGAGCAATTACTGCACCATGACCTGCACGAACTGTTTCAAGAGAGACAACTTGGATGTATTGAAGAGATGCACCTTGAACAGTTGGTAGAACTGTTGCCCCGTGACATTAACTATGACTCATTTCGTCATAAGATATGTCAATGGAATCCAAGCCAGTCTAACATCCCAAACAAATTATGGTTAAGAATTTTATGGAAATTTCTTTCGAATGAAGTAGGGGAGACTGAAgatcaaattgaaataaagcGCATTCTTACTCCTATTTTGCCTTGGAGTATAATTCCTGCTATTCAAGAATGTGGTAGACTTATTTCAGGAGATTTAAATGAGGTTGAACATAAGCTATTCCCGTTGGAAAACGCAAATCATGTCATAAATTTGTCATCATTTCAATCTACTttggaaaaatcttttaaaaagttaaaattgcCTGTATTGGATAGCGATACCCTGCTGACTGTATATCCACTTTGTCATCTTGTTGCATCACAGGATCGAGTTTATGATGTATTAGAATGTCTCTCTGTTCACAGACAATTGATTTTTGACTGTGACGAATTAGATATGAATGACTGTTATGCTATTCTGGAGTTCTTTGCGGGTGAACTAAACCAGCTCCTTGAAATGCCAAATAGCCAAACCTGTCTAACAATGCTAAGAAAACTGCCTTTGTTCATGACAGTACATAAATGGAAAATAAGTCTGGAAGAAAACCGCGACATTTTGGCCCTTCCTTCAGGACTCCCTGAAGATGGAATGATTGAATGGGCAGAAAGGTCAAGCAAAATTTTGCTGCATCAAAATGATAGGTTGCAATGTATTTTTGAGCGTTTCAATGTTACTGAACAAAGCATTTGTCAAGTATACGTAAAACATATTCTTCCACATTTTTACCATATACCTGAAGAAAACAGAATGAAACATCTTGAATACATACGAGATGAATTATTGAGAACCTCTGGAAATTATGATGAAGAACAGACTCGCCTTATTGATGCATTAAGGGAACTTCCATTTTTACGGCAAAATGATAATACTTACAAATTAGCATCATATTATTTTGATCCCTTTAATGAGCTTATGAAAGTTATGTGCGATGATTCTTCAAAATTTCCGCCAAACCCATTTTCTTCACATGAATGGTACAATTTTATGACATTAGTTGGCATGAAATCAAAAATCACAACTAATTTATTTTTGGATTTTGCATTACAACAAGAATTGCAGGGACAATATGGTTTTTCTAAAGACCTTGAACAGAAATCACGATGTCTTGTTcgtcatttatttaaattttcacacTCAGAAGAATTTCTTCAACGAGTGAGTGAAATCAAATTTATCATTCCTGACACAATAGGAGATCTCTATGTCACAATTTGTGCATATCCGTCGGATGACTCCAACCAGTTGATATCATTCAGACATTCTGTACAGTGTATGTATCTGGTAACTGCATGGACTCAGTGTAGACTTCTACCATCATGGATTGATTACGAGGCTTTCAAATACAACTTCGAATTGGCAAAACTTGGAGTTCAGGCACCGACTACTGATATCGTAATGACTCACATTAAGACCGTATGTAAGAGTCTTGGAAACATGTCAGAATCATATCTTAACAAATTATGCTTAAAGCAGATTtcatatattatgaaaaaattttaTGAGTATGCAAGCAAACCAGAAGTTATTTCATCATTGAATGTTAGGACTTTTCAGAACATTCCTTTTGTGTTTTTGTCCGAATTTCCTGGATTATTTCCTTGTGAACAATTTGCTcgtcatttgaacaaaaaatacgAAATGAAACCGTATTTGATGGCTGTACCAGATGAATTTTTAGGATTTATTCAACTCTTTGAAACACTTGGTGTTACCAGAAATATATCTTCAAAGACATTTGCCAATGTACTACATCAAATCCACTCTATTGGAGACGAACTTAATCCAAACGAATTGAAAATTGTGCACAACGCTATGAAGTTCTTCTTTAAGTTGCTTCCTTCGGATGACAATTTAAAGTGGTTTGATATCAAGGATCTTTTTCTATTATCAAGAGATGGAAGATTGGTAAATTCTAAATCATTGGTATTCATGAATCTTCCATATAATGACTGGATTCATTCCACCGAAGAAGATTTCGATATTTTGTCTGATATTTCTGGAATGGGCAATGAAACATtacaaataaaactaaaaaaacttCCATCTGATATTCGACCAAAATTCATATCTGATATTATCAAGACAGATACAGACATCAGACAAGTCGAGATTCAAGAAAACGATGTGTCAaaagaaattaatgattttttttcatgtgacCAATTCGTCAATGGAGTATTGAGACTGCTTAGGAAAGAACAAACTTTAAAGACTGATAAGCATCCATCGGATGAAATGATTTCAAGTTATAAAGAAAGTTTGCGTAGAATTCAAATGGTATGTGCGACTGGGATGCAAACGGTATATACTTTTGAAGGCAAAGAAATTGAAAGACAACCTTGTTTGAACTGTTTAAATGTCACTTGCCAAAATGGAGAAAAAACGTGTTTGATATATGCAAACTTTTTTGAATCTAACGATGCAGGAGAAGTCATTTTAGATAATTATGATCATATTTCCAGGGCAATACGTGAATGTACAAGTTGCAGTTTTATAACAACAGGATCTTTATTAAGTATGATTTGTGCACAAGTAAAATGTCCAAGGAAAATCGAATTTTTGCTGAATAGTCGCTGTGTTCCAAATTTGaatatggaagtgtcccatCGATTACCTAAACCTGGCGATATTGTAGAAATAAGGTGGCATAGTATTCTAGATAATGACTTTATATCCTTTGATCCTGGTGAATATGTGGCatatatttctggaaaaaataaaCGTGGAGACGTGGAGTACAAATATGCAAtagtaaaagaaaaactttCATGCGCTGCTGCTGAAAATAGTATATCACTTTTGCAAGCATATATTGTTGAAATTGAAGTGGATAACGCAcagaatatgaagatttatgaGTTGTACAAGTTCAACAGATCTAAAAATTCTAAAGATGAAAGTACTTATAAAGAATTCCAAGCTCGAATTTTGCATAAACATGAAGGTTCAGAAGATGCAAATGTTGATGCTCCGTGTAATGGTAGTAGGGCATTGGATGAAATATTCGAAGATatcagaaaatgtttaaaacatgcGTTTACACTATCAGAAGATGAAAGGGGAAATATTTGTCGCAGAATAATGTCTAAGTGGATTCCAGACGAAAACCAAGAAGATGTTCAAAGAGCCACAGAGGTATTCCGGTACATTCGCAGGATCATTGAATTGCTTGAAGATGGTGAAGATGTGGATGTAGACGATACAAAAGAACCTTCCAGTAGAAGACGTCCCTGGAGTGAGAAGTTTTTCAATGAAACTGACAGATTTTACGaacgagaaaaagaataccaaaGGCGATCCAAACGATCAAGCTCTTCTaatgatcatttaaaaaatatttatctccCTAACCCTCAACCTTATCAAGCAAATATATGGCTGGATGAAGCTAAATATGACATGCGCTTTGCTTTGCAATCTGGAAATGCAAAGAATTCCTATTTCAGCTGGATATGCTTTACAAGTTATCAG TCGGCAGAAAAAGCTCTGACAGCATGGCAATACAACGAAGATGCTAATAGAGTAAATCGCTGTGAAAACCTTTTACGTCTTCCTCAATCGTGCCCTGAAGAACTGCGATGCCTGGCTAGGGAGCTGCATACTTTGACCCAAGGACCAAAGAGGATGCGATATCCAGAGGGCGGTCATCAACCATCAAAGGCCTATACCAGAGCCCAAGCCAGCAAGGCCATGGAACTAGCCAACCAGATTATTGAAAAAGTAGATGAGTGTCTATGA